The Aminithiophilus ramosus genome contains a region encoding:
- a CDS encoding ComF family protein has product MVPTLLEILLHFIWPVQCPLCGRIASVVCPDCLDALLGETMNLCSLCRGPYPCSSHGGAPPLFVGALHEGRPRELLLLLKYKGMRSLGPPLGRALGRAFEAPAADGLVPLPLHRGSPRGYNQSLLIARGLSAIWRLPVVDGLAWAGRRPGQTGRSAAQRRDLPEDVLRWRQGAASIAGRRLVVVDDVCTTGATLDRARRVLEGAGASVAALVVWTASEGRRDGL; this is encoded by the coding sequence ATGGTCCCGACCCTTTTGGAGATCCTCCTTCATTTCATCTGGCCCGTCCAGTGTCCCCTCTGCGGCCGGATCGCCTCCGTCGTCTGTCCCGACTGTCTCGACGCCCTTCTCGGAGAGACGATGAACCTCTGCTCCCTCTGCCGCGGTCCCTATCCCTGTTCCTCCCACGGCGGCGCCCCTCCTCTTTTCGTCGGAGCCCTCCATGAAGGTCGCCCACGGGAACTCCTTCTCCTGCTAAAATATAAGGGGATGCGCTCTCTCGGCCCGCCTCTCGGCCGGGCCCTGGGACGGGCCTTCGAGGCTCCCGCCGCCGACGGCCTCGTCCCCCTGCCGCTCCATCGCGGAAGCCCGAGAGGTTACAACCAGTCCCTCCTCATCGCCCGGGGGCTCTCGGCCATCTGGCGGTTGCCCGTCGTCGACGGCCTCGCCTGGGCCGGCCGCCGTCCCGGCCAGACCGGTCGCAGCGCCGCGCAGCGGCGCGATCTGCCCGAAGACGTCCTCCGCTGGAGACAGGGAGCGGCGTCGATCGCGGGCAGGAGGCTCGTCGTCGTCGACGACGTCTGCACCACGGGCGCCACCCTCGACAGGGCCCGCCGGGTCCTCGAGGGCGCGGGCGCCTCCGTCGCCGCCCTCGTCGTCTGGACCGCATCGGAGGGGAGGCGCGACGGCCTCTGA
- the metK gene encoding methionine adenosyltransferase — MEKERFLLTSESVTEGHPDKLADQVSDGILDAILAQDPFGRVACETLVTTGLVVVAGEISTSCYVDIPRLAREIVKDIGYTRAKFGFDGDTCAIITAIDEQSGDIKEGVDRALEIRDGLLKEDFDGLGAGDQGMMIGYACDETEEFLPLPIALAHRLARRLSTVRKEGLLSYLRPDGKTQVTVEYEEGRALRVDTVVVSTQHGPEAEQERIRRDVIEHVIRPVVPAGLLDDETHIFVNPSGRFVMGGPMADTGLTGRKIIVDTYGGLVPHGGGAFSGKDPTKVDRSAAYMARYAAKNVVAAGLAERCQIQVAYAIGVARPVSIMANSYGTGKISDEAITRVVRACFDFRPAAIIADLELRKPQYRRLAAYGHMGRIDLDPLPAWERVDRTEALRRAAGL; from the coding sequence TCCCGACAAACTGGCCGATCAGGTCTCCGACGGCATCCTCGACGCCATCCTCGCTCAGGATCCCTTCGGTCGCGTGGCCTGCGAAACCCTCGTCACCACAGGCCTCGTCGTCGTCGCCGGAGAGATCAGCACGAGCTGTTACGTCGACATCCCCCGCCTGGCCCGGGAGATCGTCAAAGACATCGGCTACACCCGCGCCAAATTCGGCTTCGACGGCGACACCTGCGCCATCATCACCGCCATCGACGAACAGTCGGGCGACATCAAAGAGGGCGTCGACAGGGCGCTGGAGATCCGCGACGGGCTCCTCAAAGAAGATTTCGACGGCCTCGGCGCCGGCGATCAGGGCATGATGATCGGCTACGCCTGCGATGAGACGGAGGAGTTCCTCCCTCTGCCCATCGCCCTGGCCCATCGCCTCGCCCGTCGTCTTTCGACGGTCCGCAAGGAGGGGCTTCTGTCCTACCTCAGGCCCGACGGCAAGACGCAGGTCACCGTCGAGTACGAGGAGGGGAGGGCACTCCGCGTCGATACCGTCGTCGTCTCGACCCAGCATGGCCCCGAAGCGGAGCAGGAGCGGATCCGCCGCGACGTCATCGAGCACGTCATTCGCCCCGTCGTCCCCGCCGGACTTCTCGACGACGAAACGCACATCTTCGTCAACCCCTCGGGCCGTTTCGTCATGGGCGGTCCCATGGCCGACACGGGCCTGACGGGCCGGAAGATCATCGTCGACACCTACGGCGGCCTCGTGCCCCACGGCGGCGGCGCCTTCTCCGGCAAGGACCCCACCAAAGTGGACCGCTCCGCCGCCTACATGGCCCGCTACGCCGCCAAAAACGTCGTCGCCGCCGGATTGGCCGAAAGGTGTCAGATCCAGGTGGCCTACGCCATCGGCGTCGCCCGTCCCGTCTCCATCATGGCCAACAGCTACGGCACGGGAAAAATCTCCGACGAGGCCATCACCCGCGTCGTCCGGGCCTGTTTCGACTTCCGTCCCGCCGCCATCATCGCCGACCTCGAACTGCGCAAGCCCCAGTATCGCCGCCTCGCCGCCTACGGCCACATGGGGCGCATCGACCTCGATCCGCTCCCGGCCTGGGAGCGGGTCGACCGGACCGAAGCCCTGCGCCGCGCCGCCGGCCTCTAG